The Methylomarinum sp. Ch1-1 genome contains the following window.
GTATCGCTACTCAGCGAGTGCGCCGCGCTTAAAGTATTAGATACACTGAATTTGCCGGCTACGAGCCAAGTGATCAATGCAGCCGGTAAGTTCATGATCGTGGCGCCCAATACCGCAGCAACCATTGAAAAATTGCAGAAAGTCCAACAAGTGCTGGATAAGTGGTTCTTGCAACATAGCTGGGGACAGGCAGGAGTGGGATTGGCCTGGATGAAAGCGTCCTGCAATGATTTCCGGCGGGGCAAAGAAGGCAAAGCGAGTCCGTATAAACAATTGATCGTTCAATTATTCGAACAACTGGAGATCATCAAAAACCAGCGCTTCAACCTGTGCGGCGATTCATCGGCGCCAATCTTTTTCAAAGACTTTCTTGAAAGTTTCGATAAAAACAAAGGGGTATGCAAAATCGACGGCCGTTCACCGGCAAGTGAACAGATCGATAGCGATACTTATATCAGCGAATTGGCAAAAGATCAGATTGAAACCGGTCACTGGCTGACTCGGCGAGAGCGCATTTTGATTACCCGCCAATCCTTAGGGCTAACAAGCGCCCTAAAAATTCCCATCTTCGGTTATCACATCAGCTTTGCAGGAAACGAAGAAACGCAGGGTAAGTTCGGCGAGCAGGCCAGAAACGGCAATTTGCTCAGGGCCTGGGATTTTTCCTTGCCCAAATCGGCCGACCGGGCGCTGTGGAATGGCTACGCCCGCCGTGCGATCAACGCCTATGTGCCGCTATTTGATGACAAAGCTCAAGGTGAAGCCGAATTGGGCAAATATGCGGGCGAAGAAATGCTGGATTTAGGCGAAGCTAAAACCCTCAATCATATCGCCTGCGAAGATCAGATTTTTCAGGAAAATCATCAATGGCAGGGTATCAGTGCCTTGTCCACTTTAAAAGGCGATGTCGATAATCTCGGTCTGATTTTTCAATCGGGCCTTGGCGACGATGCCAGTTTCAGCAAAACCGCCGCCTTGTCCAGACAAGTGAATGCGTTCTTTACCACTTATTTACCGTGGCTTTGCCATACGAAGTATCGCAACAGCTATACCGTATTCGCAGGGGGGGACGACTTTTTCCTGATCGGGCCGTGGAGATCGCAAATCAAGTTGGCAGGAGAAATGCGGCAAGCTTTTCAAAACTATGTCGCGCACAATTCCGAAGTACACTTTTCCGCAGGCATCAGCACTACCAAGCCCGGTTTGCCGATTTCACAGTTGGGTGAAATGGCGGAGGAAGCGTTGGAACAGGCCAAAGCGCACAATCCAAATGCGTTGGAGATAGCCCCGAAAAATGCCGCGAGCTGTTTCAATCAGCGCATGTTCTGGGAAGAGTTTATGGAGTTGACCGGCACTCGGTATTCGCGACTGCAAGAATTGAGCGAGCAAAACGGTTTGAGTACCGGCTACGTCTATGGCCTGTTGAACTTGATCGACATGGCGGAAAAGGTCAACGAAAAGCCGGAAAACGCAATTTGGCACAGCTATTTTGCTTATCGTACGGTACGCATGCTGGACCGCAATAAACAACTCGACCGAGACCAGCGCAGACGCCGGCAAGCAGAACTGGCCGAAGAAATCGCCAATACCGGTATTATTCGGCACGGCGGCAATTACCGAGTCGCATTGTTCTGCCATTTGTATCAACAACGCGATTGATCGTTCCCACGCTTTGCGTGGTAACGTATCCCGAGACGCTCTGCGTCGACAGAGGAAAAGCAACATGGGAAGAAGCCGATACCGAATTACCGAGCCGGATAAGCCGCATTTCCTGACTTGCACGGTGCAGGAATGGTTGCCGGTATTCACTCGGCCGGAAACGGTGCAAATACTGCTCGGCAGTTGGACTTACCAACGACGGGAACAAGGACTGA
Protein-coding sequences here:
- the cas10 gene encoding type III-A CRISPR-associated protein Cas10/Csm1, coding for MQANDKNDNDLLQQSCRIALAAFLHDLGKFAERARIPVDEEVLAANKQLYCPHRKKYTDDRGWFSHVHAAYTGLAMDLIEDYMPDLKGNDFAPFGSWKTQDVDDSFINAAAKHHKPESFLQWIIATADRVASGFDREEFEKYNQGEDLTRTGKNHYTARQLTLLEQINKSGMAEKDFRYRYPLKPLSPESIFPVEAASYEGNDDTAAQKEYQELWRGFNEALKQMPKSHRNNWSLWLDHFETLWGVYTQAIPSATAFNIRPDVSLYDHSRVAAALATALWRYHHEYGETSQSAVKKLADQQQSWKEEKFLLIQGDFFGIQDFIFASGGETNKRAAKLLRGRSFYVSLLSECAALKVLDTLNLPATSQVINAAGKFMIVAPNTAATIEKLQKVQQVLDKWFLQHSWGQAGVGLAWMKASCNDFRRGKEGKASPYKQLIVQLFEQLEIIKNQRFNLCGDSSAPIFFKDFLESFDKNKGVCKIDGRSPASEQIDSDTYISELAKDQIETGHWLTRRERILITRQSLGLTSALKIPIFGYHISFAGNEETQGKFGEQARNGNLLRAWDFSLPKSADRALWNGYARRAINAYVPLFDDKAQGEAELGKYAGEEMLDLGEAKTLNHIACEDQIFQENHQWQGISALSTLKGDVDNLGLIFQSGLGDDASFSKTAALSRQVNAFFTTYLPWLCHTKYRNSYTVFAGGDDFFLIGPWRSQIKLAGEMRQAFQNYVAHNSEVHFSAGISTTKPGLPISQLGEMAEEALEQAKAHNPNALEIAPKNAASCFNQRMFWEEFMELTGTRYSRLQELSEQNGLSTGYVYGLLNLIDMAEKVNEKPENAIWHSYFAYRTVRMLDRNKQLDRDQRRRRQAELAEEIANTGIIRHGGNYRVALFCHLYQQRD